AAAATGATTCTATTCTGGCTTCTATAACCTGAGTAAAGACACTTCCATCTACTTCAATGGCTAAAAATGGCAGAGAAGAAAATTTATCAAGCACTTCTTTACTAAATTGATCATTTTTCTCCTCAGCAAGTTTTAATTTCTGTTCTTCCAGTGATTCGGAAAGAATTGATTCTGCTACCCTATGCGGCATACAGCCAAAAGGACCAATAATAATTACGCCATCTACATCATCAATCAATTCATCAATAGAACTACCTATAGTTAAAATTCCTTCTCCAGTTAATTCTGGTGAAATGGCTCCTTCCGCAGCTTCCATAACTTCATCAACATCATTTAAACTGTATTCACAAAGTCCACTTTCACTCATAATACTTTTAACCTGTTTCTCAAATCTCTTCTGGAATAAGCCCTTAAACTTACTTTTTAGCTTCTGCCAAAAACTAACATTTTGTTTGTTAATTCCATTTTGAAGAAGATAATCTACATAATAAAGCCATTCACTATTATCAGTAACTTTAGTCACTATTCCTCTTTCCGCCAATTTATCTACTAAAAATCTTCGAGAAAATTCATCACTTCTTACATAAATTTCACCTGTTAAAGCAACCTTTTTTGCCTCTTCATAATCTTCTTTTAACTCAATCTCAGCTAAAGACTCAGCTTCTTCTTTCATCATCTGTTTAATCTCTCCCCAGGAAAAATGAGCTAGCCCCTGAAAAAGTCGTTGTTTACTTTCTTCATATTGAGCCATTGCCTCTCTTCTATTGACAGCCAAAGCTTTAATAGCACTATAAATATCATCTAATACATCTGCAATTAAAACTGACTGCCAGCCTCTCAAGGTAAACTTTCTACCCATACCAGCATAACCATTATTGGCTGATAAAGTGAGTAAAGCTACATCTTCTATTTCTCTTTCTTCTAACATATTATTCATCAAAACATTATACTGGCCAAAACGGCAAGGACCGGAAGCTTCAGGCATAAAATAAACTAACATTTCATCATCATCTTCTCGTTCATCCAAATAGCGGAGTAAACTACCTAAAGTAAGCTGTAATGGCAGACATTCTTTGGAAGTTGAATTTGCTCTTCCTCTTTTTAGTTCATCTTCTCCAGGTGGAGGTGCTGTTACTGCCTCAACTCCACAATATTCAAAAGCAGCTGCAAAAGCCTGACTGGAATTACCTCCCATTGAAGGAATGAGTAGTTTTACATGGTCATCTTCTAGCGAATATTTTTCTCCTTTTGAATCATAAATTATTGGTTCATCTTCATATTCTATTCTTGCTTTTTGAAATTCACTTTCTTCCTCTTCAGGAATTCCCTGATCTGCCTGTAATTTCCGATAACTATCAACTACATCTAAAAAAGCTTCAATTCTGGTATTTAAACCTGCATCAGCAGTATGACTATCAAGTTCAAGAGTTAATGATGGTTTACTTCCATTTTCATCTCTAAAGTAATTTAATAAAAAGGAATCCGGGCCACAGCTAAAATTAGTTATATAAGCACCAAACAATTGAGGATTTTCACTGACAAAATCAGCACCTTTCATAATATACTGTCCCATAGACCAGTACATACTTTCTGTCACTTCTATATCTTCTATAGGAAGCATATCATAGGGTAAAATAAGCTCTCCGCGAGAAGCAAACTTATGAGGAATACCCATATTAGCCTCAGAGACAAAAGCATTATAAGGACGGCCAAAAAGAACTACCGCTTTTTCAGATTCATTTTCTTCAAGATAATCTAATACTTCTTTACCCTTTTTCTTTAATTCAACTTTAAAATCTTTTTGATAGGCTACAGCTTTTTTATAAGCTTCTTCTGCCTCTTTTTTACTATATCCTAATTTTTTTCCCATTTTGATAAATTCATCAGCAACATGATCATAGCCGTTTTTAAAATCAAGTACAGGTGAAAAAACATCATCACCTTTAAGTTCAGGCCAATTAGCACTGAGATAATAGGGTTCAGCCTGGGCCATCGGACAGAGCATACTTTCTTTAGCACCATTTTCAACCTGTAATCCCCGGACATGAGGTAGGAAAATATAGTCAGTTTCATAATTATTTAAAAGGTCATAAATATATCCGTGACTTAATTCTATGGGATGACAGAAAGCTGCAGATTGCTGCTGAATACCTTCTTCTTTTACATCTTCTGGTAAAATAACCTCATGCTCAAGTTCAGCAAAAAACTTAGAGTATAGTGGTAAAAGAGTACTAACTGTTAAGGAACGATTCAGTCCAACTATTCCCTTTTTCTTAGTCGGTTTGGCAAAATAATCATCAAATACCATCTCTTCTCTTTTGCGCACATAATCTAATTTTCTCACATCATATTCTACATCATGAGATAAATTAACATATTTATTACAGGCCCCACCAAAGGGATATTTTTCTCCATTGATCTCCATTACATTTATTTCACACTGACGATCACAGTTCTCTTTTCCTCCCTGACAGGTAAAAGGTTGATGATAGGTAATATCTCGATCAGCCAATTCATCAAGATCAAAATTTTCTGCTTCTACTAAATCAAGATCCAGATGCTGTTTTACCATTAAAGCTTCTCCATAGGCTCCCATTAAACCTGGTTCAGGAGGAACAATAATTTCTTTTTCAGTTAAAGCGGCCATGGCCATAGGTACAGCCTTGTTATAACAGACTCCTCCCTGCATAAATACTTTATCTCCGACAGGACGATTACCTTTAACTCGGTTTGTATAATTCAAACAAATCGAATAAACAAGTCCTCCAAAAATATCCTCTCTTTCTATACCTTCCTGAATAGCACTTTTTATATCACTACTAATAAAAGCAGAACACTGGTCATTAAAGTTTGGAGGATTTTCTCCCTGAAGAGCAATATCTTCTATATCTGTTACATCTACATTAAAAGATTCTTCAGCTGCCTCTTCCAGAAAAGAACCTGTACCAGCTGAACAGGCTTCATTCATAGCATAATCAGTAGGTACCTGATTTACAATATAAGTATACTTTGCATCCTGGCCCCCTATTTCAAAAATAGTGT
This is a stretch of genomic DNA from Halanaerobiales bacterium. It encodes these proteins:
- a CDS encoding acyl-CoA dehydratase activase-related protein, coding for MMADKIMELLSNFNPDSIMVVGGTSKNEVMIDYLKEHLMNVIVPEEADYFEALGTALWSEKYGVNLKDGNLYDRNKSSFEFLPPIKDYEDKVSFHDMEKGEARDGDRCLVGIDVGSTTTKAVIMRKEDDALLASVYLRTSGDPVDAARRCYQKLSQEIGDVDIDLVGLGVTGSGRQIVGLHALTDSIHNEIMAHATAAVYFDSEVDTIFEIGGQDAKYTYIVNQVPTDYAMNEACSAGTGSFLEEAAEESFNVDVTDIEDIALQGENPPNFNDQCSAFISSDIKSAIQEGIEREDIFGGLVYSICLNYTNRVKGNRPVGDKVFMQGGVCYNKAVPMAMAALTEKEIIVPPEPGLMGAYGEALMVKQHLDLDLVEAENFDLDELADRDITYHQPFTCQGGKENCDRQCEINVMEINGEKYPFGGACNKYVNLSHDVEYDVRKLDYVRKREEMVFDDYFAKPTKKKGIVGLNRSLTVSTLLPLYSKFFAELEHEVILPEDVKEEGIQQQSAAFCHPIELSHGYIYDLLNNYETDYIFLPHVRGLQVENGAKESMLCPMAQAEPYYLSANWPELKGDDVFSPVLDFKNGYDHVADEFIKMGKKLGYSKKEAEEAYKKAVAYQKDFKVELKKKGKEVLDYLEENESEKAVVLFGRPYNAFVSEANMGIPHKFASRGELILPYDMLPIEDIEVTESMYWSMGQYIMKGADFVSENPQLFGAYITNFSCGPDSFLLNYFRDENGSKPSLTLELDSHTADAGLNTRIEAFLDVVDSYRKLQADQGIPEEEESEFQKARIEYEDEPIIYDSKGEKYSLEDDHVKLLIPSMGGNSSQAFAAAFEYCGVEAVTAPPPGEDELKRGRANSTSKECLPLQLTLGSLLRYLDEREDDDEMLVYFMPEASGPCRFGQYNVLMNNMLEEREIEDVALLTLSANNGYAGMGRKFTLRGWQSVLIADVLDDIYSAIKALAVNRREAMAQYEESKQRLFQGLAHFSWGEIKQMMKEEAESLAEIELKEDYEEAKKVALTGEIYVRSDEFSRRFLVDKLAERGIVTKVTDNSEWLYYVDYLLQNGINKQNVSFWQKLKSKFKGLFQKRFEKQVKSIMSESGLCEYSLNDVDEVMEAAEGAISPELTGEGILTIGSSIDELIDDVDGVIIIGPFGCMPHRVAESILSESLEEQKLKLAEEKNDQFSKEVLDKFSSLPFLAIEVDGSVFTQVIEARIESFCLQVERLNAYKSKAKF